The Prosthecobacter sp. SYSU 5D2 genome has a window encoding:
- a CDS encoding YkgJ family cysteine cluster protein, producing the protein MARKQPDPALRATYEEVKAVYAELEKRPMERDCQMRTQCCHFRLTGKTPFLTLGEALYAAQGVRASGRKVIKPHPDGACPLLGKEGRCTIYAHRPFGCRTHFCQPAGGMYPRKHIADLIHRLEALDEKLGGDGSRELEPAVADALK; encoded by the coding sequence GTGGCCCGCAAGCAGCCTGATCCCGCCCTCCGTGCCACCTACGAGGAGGTGAAGGCCGTGTATGCGGAGCTGGAGAAGCGGCCGATGGAGCGCGACTGTCAGATGCGCACCCAGTGCTGCCATTTCCGGCTGACGGGGAAGACGCCGTTTTTAACTTTGGGGGAGGCGCTGTATGCCGCCCAGGGAGTGCGCGCGAGCGGGCGCAAAGTCATCAAGCCCCATCCGGACGGCGCCTGCCCGCTGCTGGGCAAGGAAGGGCGCTGCACCATCTATGCCCACCGGCCTTTTGGCTGCCGCACCCATTTCTGCCAGCCTGCCGGGGGCATGTATCCGCGCAAGCACATTGCGGATCTCATTCACCGGCTGGAGGCCCTGGATGAAAAACTGGGCGGCGATGGCTCCCGGGAACTGGAGCCTGCGGTGGCGGATGCGCTGAAGTGA
- a CDS encoding polysaccharide biosynthesis/export family protein, producing the protein MKTLLSLLAAAAVGLPCAYAQNGELPLRPGDRITISVGAIPDNEVPQIRGVYTVSDGGTINLLHIGEVRASGLKPSTLQRTIEQTYISREIYTRPNVLVSIDSVGDATMRQVTVTGVNKPGGVPYQQGMTLSRAIMSAGGPTPFGSMKKVKLLRAGRAPTIHNLSNGIGNPAVDVLVQPDDQIIVPE; encoded by the coding sequence ATGAAAACACTGCTTTCCCTCCTGGCCGCTGCGGCGGTGGGGCTGCCTTGTGCGTATGCCCAAAACGGCGAGCTTCCGCTTCGTCCGGGTGACCGCATCACCATTTCCGTGGGGGCGATTCCGGACAACGAAGTGCCGCAAATACGTGGTGTCTATACGGTCAGTGACGGGGGGACCATCAACCTGCTGCACATCGGTGAGGTGCGGGCCAGCGGTCTGAAACCTTCGACGCTTCAGCGCACCATTGAGCAGACCTACATCAGCCGGGAGATCTACACCCGGCCAAACGTGCTGGTTTCCATTGACAGCGTGGGGGATGCGACGATGCGGCAGGTGACGGTGACAGGCGTGAACAAGCCTGGCGGGGTGCCTTATCAACAAGGGATGACGCTTTCCCGCGCGATCATGTCGGCTGGCGGGCCGACCCCGTTTGGCAGCATGAAAAAGGTGAAGCTGCTGCGTGCCGGGCGGGCACCCACCATTCATAATCTTTCCAACGGCATCGGCAATCCTGCCGTGGATGTGCTGGTGCAGCCGGATGACCAGATCATCGTGCCTGAATAA